A genomic window from Arvicola amphibius chromosome 5, mArvAmp1.2, whole genome shotgun sequence includes:
- the Pla2g4e gene encoding cytosolic phospholipase A2 epsilon isoform X1: MKNIRQADILSQTDCFVTLWLPTASREKVRTRTISNCPHPEWDESFTFQIQTQVKNVLELSVCDEDTLTPNDHLLTVLYDLSKLCLRNKTHVKFPLNPEGMEELEVEFLLAENLSSPEMLITNGVIVSRQVSCLEVCAESRRPRKRKKNKDLLVMVTDSFENTQCVPPFQEACCSNPACFHYPKYFQPRLRAEAPESRWNCGLCCCGTRRNGSVCQPLDCLSDGQPVTLPVGENYELQMKSVTCSDTLDVRLGFSLCQEEVEFLQKRKVVVTKALSQVLQLEDDLHEDEVPVIAIMATGGGTRSMVALYGHLLGLQKLNLLDCSTYITGLSGATWTMATLYSDAEWSSKNLEPAVFEARRHVVKDKMPALFPDNLCKWQEELRQHSQQGYKTSFTDFWGKLVEYSLGDKKNDCKLSEQRAALCQGQNPLPIYLTINVKDDVSNQDFREWFEFSPYEAGMQKYGAYVPTELFGSEFFMGRLMKRMPELEMCYMLGLWSSIFSLNLLDAWNLSHTSEEFFYRWTREKLHDIEDDPLLPEIPKCDANPLETTVVIPASWLSNTFREILTHRPLVSEFHNFLYGLQLHTDYLQHKQFSMWKDTVLDTFPNQLTQFTKHLNLLDTAFFVNSSYAPLLRPERKVDLIIHLNYCAGSQTKPLKQTCEYCTEQNIPFPSYCIQEDDKSLKECYLMENPQEPDAPIVAYFPLINDTFQKYKAPGVERSPEELELGQLNIYGPKSPYATKELTYTEAAFDKLVKLSEYNILNNKDALIQAVRLAVEKKRMKSQCPS; this comes from the exons TGAGTCAGACGGACTGCTTCGTCACTCTCTGGCTGCCTACTGCCTCTCGGGAGAAGGTGAGGACCAGAACCATCTCAAACTGCCCACACCCAGAGTGGGATGAGAGCTTCACCTTCCAGATCCAGACTCAAGTGAAG aATGTACTAGAGCTGAGTGTCTGTGATGAAGACACACTGACGCCAAATGACCACCTCTTGACCGTACTCTACGACCTCTCCAAGCTTTGCCTTCGGAACAAAACCCATGTGAAGTTTCCACTCAACCCAGAG GGCATGGAAGAGCTGGAGGTGGAGTTCCTGCTCGCAGAGAA TCTCTCTTCACCGGAGATGCTTATCACCAATGGCGTGATTGTG TCTCGGCAAGTCTCCTGCCTGGAGGTTTGTGCGGAATCCAGGAGgccaaggaagaggaagaaaa ATAAAGACCTCCTAGTGATGGTAACAGACTCCTTCGAGAATACTCAGTGCGTCCCACCCTTCCAGGAGGCCTGCTGCAGCAATCCAGCCTGCTTCCACTACCCTAAGTATTTCCAGCCCCGGCTGCGTGCGGAGGCGCCAGAGAGCCGCTGGAACTGTGGG CTTTGCTGCTGTGGAACACGCAGGAATGGCTCCGTCTGCCAGCCCCTCGATTGCCTTTCTGATGGCCAGCCGGTGACCCTGCCTGTG ggagagaactATGAACTACAAATGAAGTCTGTGACCTG CTCTGACACGCTGGATGTGCGGCTCGGCTTCAGCCTGTGCCAGGAAGAGGTGGAGTTTCTGCAGAAGCGGAAGGTGGTGGTGACCAAAGCCCTAAGTCAGGTGCTGCAACTGGAGGATGACCTGCATGAGGATGAG GTGCCCGTGATAGCCATCATGGCCACAGGAGGAGGCACAAGATCCATGGTTGCCTTGTACGGCCACCTGCTGGGGCTGCAGAAGCTGAACCTTCTGGATTGTTCTACTTACATCACCGGCTTGTCAGGTGCAACCTG GACTATGGCTACCTTGTACAGTGACGCGGAGTGGTCTTCCAAAAACCTGGAGCCTGCTGTCTTTGAGGCCCGGAGACATGTTGTCAAAGACAAGATGCCTGCCCTGTTCCCAGATAATCTCTGCAAATGGCAAGAGGAACTCCGCCAGCACAGCCAGCAGGGCTACAAGACCAGTTTTACAGACTTTTGGGGCAAGTTGGTTGAGTACAGTCTAGGCGATAAG aaaaatgactgcaaaCTGTCCGAGCAGCGTGCCGCCTTGTGCCAGGGGCAGAATCCTCTGCCCATCTACCTCACCATCAATGTCAAGGATGATGTAAGCAACCAGGACTTCAGAG AATGGTTCGAGTTCTCCCCCTACGAGGCGGGCATGCAGAAGTATGGGGCCTACGTTCCTACTGAACTATTCGGCTCCGAGTTCTTCATGGGGCGGCTGATGAAGAGGATGCCTGAGCTAGAGATGTGCTACATGCTAG GTTTGTGGAGTAGCATCTTCTCCTTGAACCTGCTTGATGCCTGGAATTTGTCCCACACCTCAGAGGAGTTCTTCTACAGGTGGACAAGGGAGAAGCTGCATGACATCG AAGATGATCCACTCCTGCCCGAAATCCCAAAATGTGATGCTAACCCCTTGGAGACCACAGTAGTGATCCCAGCATCATGGCTGTCCAACACCTTCCGAGAAATCCTCACGCACAGACCCCTCGTGTCTGAGTTCCACAACTTCCTGTACGGATTGCAGCTGCATACTGACTACCTACAGCACAAACAGTTCTCTATGTGGAAAG ACACTGTGCTGGACACCTTCCCAAACCAGCTGACGCAGTTCACAAAGCATCTGAACCTGCTGGACACTGCCTTCTTTGTCAACTCCAGCTACGCACCCCTCCTGAGGCCGGAGAGAAAAGTCGACCTCATCATCCACCTCAATTACTGCGCGGGATCCCAGACAAAG CCCCTGAAACAAACCTGTGAGTACTGCACCGAGCAGAACATCCCCTTCCCCAGCTACTGCATCCAGGAGGATGACAAAAGTCTCAAGGAGTGTTACCTGATGGAGAATCCGCAGGAACCTGATGCCCCCATTGTGGCTTACTTCCCGCTCATCAATGACACCTTCCAGAAGTACAAGGCTCCAG GTGTAGAACGAAGTCCTGAGGAGCTGGAACTGGGCCAGCTGAACATCTATGGCCCCAAGTCTCCCTATGCCACCAAGGAACTGACGTACACAGAGGCCGCTTTCGACAAGCTGGTGAAGCTCTCAGAATATAATATCCTCAATAACAAAGACGCGCTCATTCAGGCTGTGAGGCTGGCGGTGGAGAAGAAGCGCATGAAGAGCCAGTGTCCCTCCTAG
- the Pla2g4e gene encoding cytosolic phospholipase A2 epsilon isoform X2, with the protein MRMRWVPVIAIMATGGGTRSMVALYGHLLGLQKLNLLDCSTYITGLSGATWTMATLYSDAEWSSKNLEPAVFEARRHVVKDKMPALFPDNLCKWQEELRQHSQQGYKTSFTDFWGKLVEYSLGDKKNDCKLSEQRAALCQGQNPLPIYLTINVKDDVSNQDFREWFEFSPYEAGMQKYGAYVPTELFGSEFFMGRLMKRMPELEMCYMLGLWSSIFSLNLLDAWNLSHTSEEFFYRWTREKLHDIEDDPLLPEIPKCDANPLETTVVIPASWLSNTFREILTHRPLVSEFHNFLYGLQLHTDYLQHKQFSMWKDTVLDTFPNQLTQFTKHLNLLDTAFFVNSSYAPLLRPERKVDLIIHLNYCAGSQTKPLKQTCEYCTEQNIPFPSYCIQEDDKSLKECYLMENPQEPDAPIVAYFPLINDTFQKYKAPGVERSPEELELGQLNIYGPKSPYATKELTYTEAAFDKLVKLSEYNILNNKDALIQAVRLAVEKKRMKSQCPS; encoded by the exons ATGAGGATGAGGTGG GTGCCCGTGATAGCCATCATGGCCACAGGAGGAGGCACAAGATCCATGGTTGCCTTGTACGGCCACCTGCTGGGGCTGCAGAAGCTGAACCTTCTGGATTGTTCTACTTACATCACCGGCTTGTCAGGTGCAACCTG GACTATGGCTACCTTGTACAGTGACGCGGAGTGGTCTTCCAAAAACCTGGAGCCTGCTGTCTTTGAGGCCCGGAGACATGTTGTCAAAGACAAGATGCCTGCCCTGTTCCCAGATAATCTCTGCAAATGGCAAGAGGAACTCCGCCAGCACAGCCAGCAGGGCTACAAGACCAGTTTTACAGACTTTTGGGGCAAGTTGGTTGAGTACAGTCTAGGCGATAAG aaaaatgactgcaaaCTGTCCGAGCAGCGTGCCGCCTTGTGCCAGGGGCAGAATCCTCTGCCCATCTACCTCACCATCAATGTCAAGGATGATGTAAGCAACCAGGACTTCAGAG AATGGTTCGAGTTCTCCCCCTACGAGGCGGGCATGCAGAAGTATGGGGCCTACGTTCCTACTGAACTATTCGGCTCCGAGTTCTTCATGGGGCGGCTGATGAAGAGGATGCCTGAGCTAGAGATGTGCTACATGCTAG GTTTGTGGAGTAGCATCTTCTCCTTGAACCTGCTTGATGCCTGGAATTTGTCCCACACCTCAGAGGAGTTCTTCTACAGGTGGACAAGGGAGAAGCTGCATGACATCG AAGATGATCCACTCCTGCCCGAAATCCCAAAATGTGATGCTAACCCCTTGGAGACCACAGTAGTGATCCCAGCATCATGGCTGTCCAACACCTTCCGAGAAATCCTCACGCACAGACCCCTCGTGTCTGAGTTCCACAACTTCCTGTACGGATTGCAGCTGCATACTGACTACCTACAGCACAAACAGTTCTCTATGTGGAAAG ACACTGTGCTGGACACCTTCCCAAACCAGCTGACGCAGTTCACAAAGCATCTGAACCTGCTGGACACTGCCTTCTTTGTCAACTCCAGCTACGCACCCCTCCTGAGGCCGGAGAGAAAAGTCGACCTCATCATCCACCTCAATTACTGCGCGGGATCCCAGACAAAG CCCCTGAAACAAACCTGTGAGTACTGCACCGAGCAGAACATCCCCTTCCCCAGCTACTGCATCCAGGAGGATGACAAAAGTCTCAAGGAGTGTTACCTGATGGAGAATCCGCAGGAACCTGATGCCCCCATTGTGGCTTACTTCCCGCTCATCAATGACACCTTCCAGAAGTACAAGGCTCCAG GTGTAGAACGAAGTCCTGAGGAGCTGGAACTGGGCCAGCTGAACATCTATGGCCCCAAGTCTCCCTATGCCACCAAGGAACTGACGTACACAGAGGCCGCTTTCGACAAGCTGGTGAAGCTCTCAGAATATAATATCCTCAATAACAAAGACGCGCTCATTCAGGCTGTGAGGCTGGCGGTGGAGAAGAAGCGCATGAAGAGCCAGTGTCCCTCCTAG